In Halobacteriovorax marinus SJ, the following proteins share a genomic window:
- a CDS encoding coiled-coil domain-containing protein, with protein MSDVQEKYILNLLGDSLNESYVEVLQELGFSLDTERKEGREYKFTLVGPGESFTDLVEAQIIYIGESKEHASLFKEGVVSIVPSELGESEVDRTFFKRLLGEDSTLRTSESMSNGLEGIGSFKVSDHLNSGFYSDSIAIKAAKREFDFFKVKKTLFHLFELSSQIILSDRGSFPLDIDFGVCGDDFFIQAHFPVENFYLEYLVDNFLSDKESIGQIIENVNSLDIYKLSRTDKLVLTCAWSKGSENKAIYIHDIEKFNFNGISKKEDIENFELKDTLDESFSLKSSSSRTLELGNIKRIVDFVKMQSSDDITISNLSEFLENYPNKKIIKGITQHDKEEILKVLQSSQKIEEIENSVSKKETSLSNEEVLEKLINKIENLDIDEANEIVSLGLQDYSEAVTRVSGWVDKPDNSKTIVSGSREDIGEKTQLIKGSREDLTEETFVISGDSNSSESESNSRREVNYDNVQAHLPKWRAAKDGLIAKLRERVKSDNELKDLDIKDEISSLFQENLNIEGSESNALVKGLLDDTLINSLEVTKEESTSSIDKEVTHLRDSAAKKDAQISRMMKLIDAMKKELIIQKRNADPERDTVAEVELAKVKDELSKKEKEIEILKSNRENMSEALEAQRHKDDLVQDIVKQIPNNAEIKSFEAKVKTLEAQLEDARERSEILNTKLEQERKDALTKSDEDTAHFRTKMMKSQQVINSFQKENKELSEEVERLQSLQRELDTIVPEQSTSNDASELIEKEKEIEMLNLEVKKGVDQSKALGLKIKQLEQKNKFLMAQVEESARKSSTGRGSSRSGADAKSQHKIKHLEKLNENFKTEAQNAKSELAEKKKEILKYKQEANLLKTKLAESERKLAVTKKKAA; from the coding sequence GTGAGTGATGTGCAAGAAAAGTACATTCTTAATCTACTAGGAGACTCTCTTAACGAGTCTTATGTTGAGGTTCTTCAGGAGCTTGGTTTTTCTCTTGATACAGAGAGAAAAGAAGGCAGAGAATATAAGTTTACACTCGTGGGTCCAGGAGAGAGTTTTACTGACCTAGTGGAAGCTCAAATAATTTATATAGGTGAGTCCAAAGAGCATGCATCTCTCTTTAAAGAGGGAGTGGTTTCCATTGTTCCTTCAGAACTTGGAGAGAGTGAAGTTGATAGAACATTTTTTAAAAGACTTTTGGGAGAAGATTCAACACTAAGAACCTCTGAGTCAATGAGTAATGGCCTTGAGGGGATTGGTAGCTTTAAAGTATCTGATCATCTAAATTCAGGTTTCTATAGCGATTCAATTGCAATTAAGGCGGCTAAGAGAGAGTTTGATTTCTTTAAGGTTAAGAAAACTCTATTTCATCTCTTTGAATTGAGTTCTCAAATTATTCTTTCAGATAGAGGATCCTTTCCATTAGATATAGACTTTGGGGTCTGTGGAGATGACTTCTTTATTCAAGCTCACTTTCCTGTTGAAAATTTCTATCTTGAGTACCTAGTAGATAACTTCTTAAGTGATAAAGAGTCTATTGGTCAAATTATAGAAAATGTGAATTCTTTAGATATTTATAAACTCTCACGTACGGATAAGTTGGTTCTAACATGTGCTTGGTCTAAAGGTTCTGAGAATAAAGCAATCTACATTCATGATATAGAGAAGTTTAACTTCAATGGAATTTCAAAGAAAGAAGATATAGAAAACTTTGAACTTAAAGATACTCTCGATGAGAGTTTTTCTCTAAAGAGTTCTTCAAGTAGAACATTAGAATTAGGCAATATTAAGAGGATAGTAGACTTTGTAAAAATGCAATCCTCTGATGATATTACAATCTCCAATCTATCTGAGTTCTTAGAGAATTATCCGAATAAAAAAATCATAAAAGGTATTACTCAGCATGATAAGGAAGAGATTCTTAAAGTACTGCAAAGTAGTCAAAAAATAGAAGAGATAGAAAATTCAGTTTCTAAAAAGGAAACCTCTCTTAGTAATGAAGAAGTTCTAGAAAAACTAATTAATAAAATTGAAAATCTGGATATAGATGAGGCCAACGAAATCGTAAGTCTTGGGCTTCAAGACTATAGTGAAGCCGTAACGCGAGTGTCTGGATGGGTTGATAAACCTGACAATTCTAAAACGATTGTTTCTGGTAGTCGTGAAGATATTGGAGAGAAGACTCAGCTCATTAAGGGGTCTAGGGAAGATTTAACTGAGGAAACTTTTGTTATCAGTGGAGACTCAAATTCTTCTGAAAGTGAAAGCAATTCTAGAAGAGAAGTTAATTACGATAATGTACAAGCACACTTACCCAAGTGGAGAGCGGCTAAAGACGGACTTATTGCTAAGCTTAGAGAAAGAGTTAAGTCTGATAATGAACTTAAAGATCTGGATATAAAAGATGAGATCTCAAGTCTATTTCAAGAGAATTTAAATATTGAAGGGAGTGAATCTAATGCACTAGTTAAGGGGTTACTTGATGATACCTTGATTAACTCTCTTGAAGTTACTAAAGAAGAAAGTACGAGCTCTATTGATAAAGAGGTGACTCATCTAAGAGACTCAGCAGCTAAGAAAGATGCTCAAATAAGTCGAATGATGAAGTTGATCGACGCTATGAAAAAAGAGCTTATTATACAAAAGAGAAATGCTGACCCTGAAAGGGACACTGTTGCAGAAGTAGAGCTAGCTAAAGTTAAAGATGAGCTTAGTAAGAAAGAAAAAGAGATTGAGATATTAAAGTCCAATAGAGAGAATATGTCTGAGGCTCTCGAGGCCCAGAGACATAAAGATGATCTTGTTCAAGATATAGTTAAACAGATTCCAAATAATGCAGAAATTAAGTCCTTTGAAGCAAAAGTAAAAACTTTAGAGGCACAGCTAGAAGATGCTAGAGAGAGAAGCGAAATACTAAATACTAAGCTTGAGCAAGAGCGCAAAGATGCTCTTACAAAATCTGATGAAGATACTGCTCACTTTAGAACAAAGATGATGAAGAGCCAGCAAGTCATCAACTCTTTTCAAAAAGAAAATAAAGAACTTTCTGAAGAAGTTGAAAGGCTACAATCCTTACAAAGAGAGTTGGATACAATTGTTCCTGAGCAAAGCACATCAAATGATGCTAGTGAGTTAATTGAAAAAGAGAAAGAAATAGAAATGCTTAACCTCGAAGTCAAGAAAGGTGTTGATCAAAGCAAGGCCCTAGGCTTAAAGATAAAGCAATTGGAGCAAAAGAATAAATTTCTTATGGCCCAAGTTGAAGAAAGTGCGAGAAAGAGCAGCACTGGTAGAGGTAGTTCTCGCTCAGGTGCTGATGCTAAGTCACAGCACAAGATTAAGCACCTCGAGAAGCTAAACGAGAACTTTAAAACAGAAGCTCAGAATGCTAAGAGTGAGCTTGCTGAAAAGAAGAAAGAAATCTTAAAGTACAAGCAAGAGGCTAACCTGCTAAAAACAAAATTAGCTGAGTCTGAGCGTAAATTAGCAGTAACCAAGAAGAAAGCCGCTTAA
- a CDS encoding ABC transporter permease: protein MSQSNIQSVEGVELTEKKMNKSKSLWDHALENIFKDKMAVTSLFIVGIYALVSVLSATGIIASDWAVEVGPSYASPSTDFIFGTDIFGRSVFTKMIKGTEVAMSVGLVAALISVCIGVVLGSIAGYFGGKVDELIVWFYTCFQSIPTIMLLVALSFVLGRGLISMYVALGLTSWVNLCRLIRGEVMRHKNRDYVQAASALGGGHSRKLIKHIFPNVSHLVIINFSLMFQTAIKTEVILSYLGLGVQGRPSWGTMIDDAKLELARGVWWQLGAATLAMMIVVLSLNILGDALRDALDPKLKGK, encoded by the coding sequence GTGTCTCAATCAAATATACAATCCGTTGAGGGTGTAGAATTAACAGAAAAGAAAATGAATAAATCAAAGTCTCTTTGGGATCATGCTTTAGAAAATATCTTCAAAGACAAAATGGCCGTAACGTCTCTCTTTATTGTTGGGATTTACGCATTAGTATCAGTCCTGTCTGCTACTGGTATCATAGCTTCAGACTGGGCAGTTGAAGTCGGACCTTCGTATGCTTCTCCGAGTACAGACTTTATTTTCGGAACAGATATTTTTGGTAGAAGTGTTTTTACTAAAATGATTAAAGGGACGGAAGTTGCAATGTCAGTAGGACTTGTCGCGGCCCTTATCTCTGTATGTATTGGTGTTGTATTAGGAAGTATTGCTGGATACTTCGGTGGAAAGGTTGATGAATTAATCGTGTGGTTCTACACTTGTTTTCAATCAATTCCTACAATCATGCTTCTAGTTGCACTTTCTTTTGTTCTTGGAAGAGGTTTAATTTCAATGTACGTTGCTCTTGGGTTAACTTCTTGGGTAAACCTTTGTCGTCTAATTCGTGGCGAAGTTATGAGACATAAGAATAGAGACTATGTTCAAGCGGCATCTGCACTAGGTGGAGGTCATTCAAGAAAATTAATTAAGCATATTTTTCCAAATGTATCTCACTTAGTAATTATTAACTTCTCTTTAATGTTTCAAACAGCAATTAAGACTGAAGTTATTCTTTCTTATTTAGGTCTTGGTGTTCAGGGAAGACCAAGTTGGGGAACAATGATTGATGACGCTAAACTTGAGCTTGCCAGAGGTGTTTGGTGGCAATTAGGGGCCGCAACTCTAGCAATGATGATTGTTGTTCTTTCTTTGAATATCTTAGGGGATGCTCTTAGAGATGCTCTAGATCCAAAGCTTAAAGGAAAGTGA
- a CDS encoding ABC transporter permease: MNLWQYILRRLFYIIPTILGVALIIFVIFNVVAPDPALIMLGKHATVSQIEELRNELGLNKPLWAQYLDIVKSAFTFDFGRSWTTKQEILQMIKNGAIPSLTLTLPAFILSTIISISISLIVSFFRGQWIDKCAVFFCVLLMSITSLAYILFGQWFFAYKLGWFEISGYESGFPDFIPYIVLPVIIWIILSIGPDVRFYRTVMLDEIYQDYVRTAKAKGLSEKVILFKHVLKNAMIPIITFVVIQIPFLILGALLLESFFSIPGLGGITLNGVYNSDFPVIKAMTILTAMAYIIFSVITDVLYTVVDPRVRLK; this comes from the coding sequence TTGAATTTGTGGCAGTACATCCTTAGAAGATTATTTTACATCATTCCTACGATCTTAGGTGTGGCATTAATTATATTCGTTATTTTTAATGTTGTAGCACCGGATCCTGCATTAATTATGCTAGGAAAACACGCAACAGTTTCTCAGATTGAAGAACTTAGAAATGAACTTGGACTTAATAAGCCTTTATGGGCCCAGTACCTTGATATTGTAAAGTCTGCGTTTACTTTTGATTTCGGAAGGTCTTGGACAACTAAGCAAGAGATTCTTCAGATGATTAAGAATGGTGCGATACCATCTCTTACTTTAACTCTGCCAGCATTTATTTTATCGACAATTATTTCGATTTCAATTTCTCTTATCGTCTCTTTCTTTAGAGGTCAGTGGATTGATAAGTGTGCAGTATTTTTCTGTGTTCTACTTATGAGTATTACTTCTCTAGCTTATATCTTATTTGGACAATGGTTCTTTGCTTATAAGTTAGGTTGGTTTGAGATTTCGGGTTACGAATCAGGTTTCCCAGACTTTATCCCTTATATTGTACTTCCAGTTATCATTTGGATTATTCTCTCAATCGGTCCAGACGTAAGGTTCTATAGAACAGTAATGTTAGATGAAATTTACCAAGACTATGTGAGAACAGCTAAGGCCAAAGGGTTGTCAGAGAAAGTTATTCTCTTTAAGCACGTTCTTAAAAATGCAATGATTCCAATTATTACTTTTGTTGTTATCCAAATTCCTTTCCTGATTCTAGGTGCTCTACTACTAGAGAGTTTCTTTAGTATTCCAGGTCTAGGTGGGATTACATTAAATGGTGTTTATAACTCTGATTTTCCAGTGATTAAGGCCATGACGATTTTAACAGCAATGGCCTATATCATCTTTAGTGTTATCACAGATGTTTTATATACCGTTGTAGATCCAAGAGTACGTTTAAAGTAG